Proteins from a single region of Xenopus laevis strain J_2021 chromosome 9_10S, Xenopus_laevis_v10.1, whole genome shotgun sequence:
- the LOC108704254 gene encoding oocyte zinc finger protein XlCOF22-like isoform X1, giving the protein MSNIIQLLTGEEWDYMKRNKTLYMEGTREEPQQLHALDCEYEDKRDISADLGETLCYNNEPSKIGAEGAEFYGDGNLTNPEMSLVGQLLPAKNTEEDPASFKGESQSDCRINELTEQIQRTDPPTPIMGGSLNNSLADSDISDDIKEEDDSWEEGNLSDFRIITVSESIEETNTSNPIMGCSPNTSLSDSDVSIGIKGESTEWGNQSDCSINPLAEQTQGTDTPSIVMYNCSECNKHFRTKAGLLKHQKSHTGTKPFVCSVCEKRFAWHSDLIVHQRSHTGEKPFPCSVCGKCFARRSHLTEHNRTHTGEKPYSCAVCGESFSYHSQITSHYRIHKGEKSFICSQCGKHFTSHSEFIIHQKSHTVERPFSCGECGKDFISHTDLIVHRRSHTVKGPFSCTECGKRFKFHSQLSVHQRVHTGERPYSCSECGKDFKDLSNLKVHLRIHTGEKPFPCSQCEKCFVRRSDLDRHLSLHKGEKPFSCSQCGKHFTCASDLYVHRRVHTGERPYSCSECGKCFKHHSNLVVHQRTHTGEKPFSCSECGKSFKDRSSLNVHETIHTGEKPFSCPECGKCFSNRAGLRIHKRIHTGVKPFSCSECGKCFIRCSDLTVHRRVHTGEKPFTCVECGKCFARRSQLTAHSRLHAGGKTVSDDNCT; this is encoded by the coding sequence ACTGTGAATATGAAGATAAGAGAGATATTTCTGCTGATCTGGGAGAGAcattatgttataataatgagCCAAGCAAGATTGGGGCTGAAGGAGCAGAATTTTATGGCGACGGAAATCTCACAAACCCTGAAATGTCTCTGGTGGGACAGCTCCTACCAGCAAAAAATACTGAAGAGGATCCtgcttcatttaaaggggaaagccAATCAGATTGCAGAATTAATGAACTCACAGAACAGATACAGAGAACAGATccacctactcctatcatgggagGCAGCCTGAATAACAGCTTGGCAGATAGTGATATATCAGATGATATAAAAGAGGAAGATGATTCATGGGAAGAAGGAAACCTTTCTGATTTTAGAATTATTACCGTTTCAGAATCAATAGAAGAAACCAATACATCTAATCCTATCATGGGATGCAGTCCAAATACCAGCTTGTCAGACAGCGATGTATCAattggtattaaaggagaatcaaCTGAAtggggaaaccaatcagattgcagcattaatccacttgCAGAACAGACACAGGGAACAGATACTCCCAGCATTGTGATGTATAACTGTTCCGAGTGCAATAAACACTTTAGAACTAAGGCTGGTCTTCTTAAGCATCAGAAAAGCCACACAGGAACAAAACCATTTGTCTGTTCTGTGTGTGAGAAACGTTTTGCGTGGCATTCAGATCTTATTGTACATCAGAGaagtcacacaggagagaaaccgttCCCTTGTTCTGTCTGTGGAAAATGTTTTGCTCGTCGCTCGCACCTTACTGAACATAATAGAACTcatacaggagagaaaccatactCTTGCGCTGTGTGTGGTGAAAGTTTTTCATATCATTCTCAAATTACTAGCCACTACAGAATACACAAAGGAGAGAAATCATTTATTTGTTCTCAATGTGGGAAACATTTTACATCGCACTCCGAATTTATTATACATCAAAAAAGTCACACTGTGGAAAGACCATTCTCGTGTGGCGAATGTGGGAAAGATTTTATATCTCACACTGACCTTATTGTACATCGAAGAAGTCACACAGTGAAGGGGCCATTCTCTTGTACTGAATGTGGGAAACGGTTTAAATTTCACTCACAACTCTCTGTACATCAGAGAGTCCATACTGGAGAGAGACCATATTCTTGCTCTGAATGTGGGAAAGATTTTAAAGATCTCTCAAACCTGAAAGTGCACTtgagaattcacacaggagaaaaACCATTTCCTTGTTCTCAGTGTGAGAAGTGTTTTGTTCGTCGCTCAGATCTTGATCGTCATCTCAGCCTTCACAAAGGAGAAAAGCCATTTTCTTGTTCTCAATGTGGGAAACATTTCACATGCGCTTCAGACCTTTACGTACATCGTAGAGTACACACGGGCGAGAGACCGTACTCTTGTTCTGAGTGTGGCAAATGTTTTAAACATCACTCAAACCTTGTTGTACATCAAAGgacccacacaggagagaagcctttttcttgttctgaatgtgggaaaagttttaAAGATCGCTCAAGTCTTAATGTACATGAAActattcacacaggggagaagccATTCTCTTGTCccgaatgtgggaaatgtttcagcAATCGTGCTGGTCTTAGAATCCATAAAAGAATTCACACAGGAGTGAAAccattttcttgttctgaatgcGGGAAATGTTTCATCCGATGTTCAGACCTTACTGTACATCGCAgagttcacacaggagagaaaccattcacttgtgttgaatgtgggaaatgttttgcacGGCGTTCCCAGCTTACTGCACATTCCCGGTTACACGCAGGAGGAAAAACTGTTTCTGATGATAACTGTACATAA
- the LOC108704254 gene encoding oocyte zinc finger protein XlCOF22-like isoform X2 — MKRNKTLYMEGTREEPQQLHALDCEYEDKRDISADLGETLCYNNEPSKIGAEGAEFYGDGNLTNPEMSLVGQLLPAKNTEEDPASFKGESQSDCRINELTEQIQRTDPPTPIMGGSLNNSLADSDISDDIKEEDDSWEEGNLSDFRIITVSESIEETNTSNPIMGCSPNTSLSDSDVSIGIKGESTEWGNQSDCSINPLAEQTQGTDTPSIVMYNCSECNKHFRTKAGLLKHQKSHTGTKPFVCSVCEKRFAWHSDLIVHQRSHTGEKPFPCSVCGKCFARRSHLTEHNRTHTGEKPYSCAVCGESFSYHSQITSHYRIHKGEKSFICSQCGKHFTSHSEFIIHQKSHTVERPFSCGECGKDFISHTDLIVHRRSHTVKGPFSCTECGKRFKFHSQLSVHQRVHTGERPYSCSECGKDFKDLSNLKVHLRIHTGEKPFPCSQCEKCFVRRSDLDRHLSLHKGEKPFSCSQCGKHFTCASDLYVHRRVHTGERPYSCSECGKCFKHHSNLVVHQRTHTGEKPFSCSECGKSFKDRSSLNVHETIHTGEKPFSCPECGKCFSNRAGLRIHKRIHTGVKPFSCSECGKCFIRCSDLTVHRRVHTGEKPFTCVECGKCFARRSQLTAHSRLHAGGKTVSDDNCT, encoded by the coding sequence ACTGTGAATATGAAGATAAGAGAGATATTTCTGCTGATCTGGGAGAGAcattatgttataataatgagCCAAGCAAGATTGGGGCTGAAGGAGCAGAATTTTATGGCGACGGAAATCTCACAAACCCTGAAATGTCTCTGGTGGGACAGCTCCTACCAGCAAAAAATACTGAAGAGGATCCtgcttcatttaaaggggaaagccAATCAGATTGCAGAATTAATGAACTCACAGAACAGATACAGAGAACAGATccacctactcctatcatgggagGCAGCCTGAATAACAGCTTGGCAGATAGTGATATATCAGATGATATAAAAGAGGAAGATGATTCATGGGAAGAAGGAAACCTTTCTGATTTTAGAATTATTACCGTTTCAGAATCAATAGAAGAAACCAATACATCTAATCCTATCATGGGATGCAGTCCAAATACCAGCTTGTCAGACAGCGATGTATCAattggtattaaaggagaatcaaCTGAAtggggaaaccaatcagattgcagcattaatccacttgCAGAACAGACACAGGGAACAGATACTCCCAGCATTGTGATGTATAACTGTTCCGAGTGCAATAAACACTTTAGAACTAAGGCTGGTCTTCTTAAGCATCAGAAAAGCCACACAGGAACAAAACCATTTGTCTGTTCTGTGTGTGAGAAACGTTTTGCGTGGCATTCAGATCTTATTGTACATCAGAGaagtcacacaggagagaaaccgttCCCTTGTTCTGTCTGTGGAAAATGTTTTGCTCGTCGCTCGCACCTTACTGAACATAATAGAACTcatacaggagagaaaccatactCTTGCGCTGTGTGTGGTGAAAGTTTTTCATATCATTCTCAAATTACTAGCCACTACAGAATACACAAAGGAGAGAAATCATTTATTTGTTCTCAATGTGGGAAACATTTTACATCGCACTCCGAATTTATTATACATCAAAAAAGTCACACTGTGGAAAGACCATTCTCGTGTGGCGAATGTGGGAAAGATTTTATATCTCACACTGACCTTATTGTACATCGAAGAAGTCACACAGTGAAGGGGCCATTCTCTTGTACTGAATGTGGGAAACGGTTTAAATTTCACTCACAACTCTCTGTACATCAGAGAGTCCATACTGGAGAGAGACCATATTCTTGCTCTGAATGTGGGAAAGATTTTAAAGATCTCTCAAACCTGAAAGTGCACTtgagaattcacacaggagaaaaACCATTTCCTTGTTCTCAGTGTGAGAAGTGTTTTGTTCGTCGCTCAGATCTTGATCGTCATCTCAGCCTTCACAAAGGAGAAAAGCCATTTTCTTGTTCTCAATGTGGGAAACATTTCACATGCGCTTCAGACCTTTACGTACATCGTAGAGTACACACGGGCGAGAGACCGTACTCTTGTTCTGAGTGTGGCAAATGTTTTAAACATCACTCAAACCTTGTTGTACATCAAAGgacccacacaggagagaagcctttttcttgttctgaatgtgggaaaagttttaAAGATCGCTCAAGTCTTAATGTACATGAAActattcacacaggggagaagccATTCTCTTGTCccgaatgtgggaaatgtttcagcAATCGTGCTGGTCTTAGAATCCATAAAAGAATTCACACAGGAGTGAAAccattttcttgttctgaatgcGGGAAATGTTTCATCCGATGTTCAGACCTTACTGTACATCGCAgagttcacacaggagagaaaccattcacttgtgttgaatgtgggaaatgttttgcacGGCGTTCCCAGCTTACTGCACATTCCCGGTTACACGCAGGAGGAAAAACTGTTTCTGATGATAACTGTACATAA